A window of Streptomyces marispadix contains these coding sequences:
- a CDS encoding thiamine pyrophosphate-requiring protein — translation MSEKVSDYILRRLREWGVEHVFGYPGDGINGLLAAWERAQNEPRFVQARHEEMAAFEAVGYAKFRGTLGVCTATSGPGAVHLLNGLYDAKLDHVPVVAVVGQTARSAMGGSYQQEIDLHSLFKDVASEFLETVTVPEQLPNVLDRAVRTAYARRAPTAVIVHSDVQELEYRAPGHEFKMVPSSLGSSGWHTEPSEGALDHAAEILNSGKKVAILAGQGARGARTEVEQTAGKLQAGVAKALLGMDVLPDTLPYVTGPIGLLGSRPSYEMMRDCDTFLTIGSSLPYSQFLPPYGKARAVQIDLDPHMAGMRYPYEVNLIGDAASTLRRLLPKLRQKDEGTEWQEELAASVDRWKEIMKRRAEVSADPVNPEYVAHCLDPLLPDDAIITADSGSATNWYARHLTMRGTMRGSLSGTLATMGCAVPYAIGAKFAHPDRPVIALVGDGAMQMNGLAELVTLAKYRMSWDDPRFVIGVWNNRDLNQVTWEMRAMSGSPQFVPSQSLPDVSYAAFARSLGMTGIRVETPGDVEEAWRQALAGDGPALVEFMTDPSVPPIPPHADWDQIEATVASIVKGDTDRRSVVKQGFKAKLQDFLPGGRPHPSDGAEESERPREAERLSAPDGKPDGSTDEEPGARDGGKHGRKHSKRDSRDARKDSRKDSRKDSRKDARREAKAGKKRGRGGGHRPEHERAAKGTEA, via the coding sequence ATGTCCGAGAAGGTTTCCGACTACATTCTGCGCAGGCTGCGTGAGTGGGGCGTCGAGCACGTCTTCGGCTATCCCGGCGACGGCATCAACGGCCTGCTCGCCGCCTGGGAACGTGCGCAGAACGAGCCGCGCTTCGTACAGGCGCGGCACGAGGAGATGGCGGCCTTCGAGGCTGTCGGCTACGCCAAGTTCCGCGGCACGCTGGGCGTTTGCACCGCGACGTCGGGTCCGGGCGCGGTCCATCTGCTCAACGGGCTCTACGACGCCAAGCTCGACCATGTGCCGGTGGTGGCGGTCGTCGGCCAGACGGCGCGTTCCGCGATGGGCGGCTCGTATCAGCAGGAGATCGACCTGCATTCGCTTTTCAAGGACGTCGCCTCGGAGTTCCTGGAGACGGTGACGGTCCCCGAGCAGTTGCCCAACGTGCTGGACCGCGCCGTCCGCACCGCATACGCGCGGCGGGCACCCACCGCGGTCATCGTCCACTCCGATGTGCAGGAGCTCGAATACCGGGCGCCCGGCCACGAGTTCAAGATGGTGCCCTCCAGTCTCGGCAGCAGCGGATGGCACACCGAACCGTCCGAGGGGGCACTCGACCACGCCGCCGAGATCCTCAACTCCGGTAAGAAGGTGGCCATTCTGGCCGGGCAGGGCGCACGCGGCGCCCGCACCGAGGTGGAGCAGACCGCCGGGAAGCTTCAGGCCGGGGTGGCGAAGGCGCTGCTCGGGATGGACGTCCTGCCGGACACCCTGCCGTATGTCACGGGCCCGATCGGGCTGCTGGGCAGCCGCCCCAGCTACGAGATGATGCGCGACTGCGACACGTTCCTCACCATCGGATCGAGCCTGCCCTACAGCCAGTTCCTGCCGCCGTACGGCAAGGCGCGGGCCGTGCAGATCGACCTGGACCCGCATATGGCGGGGATGCGCTACCCGTACGAGGTGAACCTCATCGGCGACGCCGCGTCCACGCTGCGGCGGCTGCTGCCCAAGCTCCGTCAGAAGGACGAAGGCACGGAGTGGCAGGAGGAGTTGGCGGCCTCCGTCGACCGGTGGAAGGAGATCATGAAGCGCCGCGCCGAGGTGAGCGCGGACCCCGTGAACCCCGAGTACGTCGCGCACTGCCTCGATCCGCTGCTTCCCGACGACGCGATCATCACCGCCGACTCGGGTTCCGCGACCAACTGGTACGCGCGGCACCTGACGATGCGCGGCACCATGCGCGGTTCGCTGTCGGGCACGCTGGCGACGATGGGCTGCGCCGTCCCCTATGCGATCGGCGCGAAGTTCGCCCACCCGGACCGGCCGGTGATCGCACTCGTCGGCGACGGCGCGATGCAGATGAACGGCCTCGCCGAACTCGTCACGCTCGCCAAGTACCGGATGTCCTGGGACGATCCGCGATTCGTGATCGGGGTGTGGAACAACCGCGACCTCAATCAGGTCACTTGGGAGATGCGGGCGATGAGCGGCTCGCCGCAGTTCGTGCCGTCGCAGTCCCTGCCGGACGTCTCCTACGCGGCGTTCGCACGCTCGCTCGGCATGACCGGCATCAGGGTCGAGACGCCGGGGGACGTGGAGGAAGCCTGGCGGCAGGCGCTCGCGGGGGACGGTCCGGCCCTGGTCGAGTTCATGACGGACCCGTCCGTGCCGCCGATTCCGCCGCACGCCGACTGGGACCAGATCGAGGCGACCGTGGCGTCGATCGTGAAGGGCGACACCGACCGCAGGTCGGTGGTCAAGCAGGGCTTCAAGGCGAAGCTCCAGGACTTCCTTCCGGGCGGGCGGCCTCATCCGTCCGACGGCGCCGAGGAGTCGGAGAGGCCGCGCGAAGCGGAGAGGCTCTCCGCACCGGACGGGAAACCCGACGGGAGCACGGACGAGGAGCCCGGGGCCCGCGACGGCGGCAAGCATGGGCGGAAGCATTCGAAGCGGGACTCCCGGGACGCCCGCAAGGATTCCCGCAAGGACTCCCGTAAGGACTCCAGGAAGGACGCGCGGCGGGAGGCCAAGGCCGGGAAGAAGCGCGGGCGCGGAGGCGGACATCGGCCCGAGCACGAGCGGGCGGCCAAGGGCACGGAAGCGTGA
- a CDS encoding SigB/SigF/SigG family RNA polymerase sigma factor: protein MVSSVVSGGARHSHDDAPDTAAEFRRIASLPEGREKEELRQEVVRAWMPMAERLALRFRNRGESLEDLRQVAALGLVKAVGRFDPGRGCAFESFAVPTIVGEVKRHFRDHMWGVHVPRRVQELRNRVRSARRELALVSGERGPSVGEIAEFCGLSEEDVLVGLEALESFSTLSLDAELPGSDDGYSLVDTLGCGEPGFDRVVYRESVAPRLRRLPERERRILYLRFFCDMTQTKIADRLGISQMHVSRLISRTCERLQREVDADLAREDSQDSQDSQAGQAGAEREHHSSRLAAA, encoded by the coding sequence ATGGTGTCTTCTGTGGTTTCCGGTGGTGCGCGTCATTCGCATGATGATGCGCCGGATACTGCTGCTGAATTCCGTCGGATCGCGTCGTTGCCTGAGGGGCGTGAGAAGGAGGAGTTGCGGCAGGAGGTGGTGCGGGCGTGGATGCCGATGGCGGAGCGGTTGGCGTTGCGTTTCCGTAATCGGGGGGAGTCTTTGGAGGATCTGCGTCAGGTGGCGGCGTTGGGTCTGGTGAAGGCGGTGGGTCGTTTCGATCCGGGGCGGGGGTGTGCGTTTGAGAGTTTTGCGGTGCCGACGATCGTGGGGGAGGTCAAGCGGCATTTCCGGGATCATATGTGGGGGGTGCATGTGCCGCGGCGGGTGCAGGAGTTGCGGAATCGGGTGCGGTCGGCGCGGCGTGAGTTGGCTCTGGTGTCGGGTGAGCGTGGTCCGTCGGTGGGTGAGATCGCGGAGTTCTGCGGGTTGTCGGAGGAGGATGTGCTGGTGGGGTTGGAGGCGTTGGAGAGTTTCAGCACGTTGTCCTTGGATGCTGAGTTGCCGGGGTCGGATGACGGGTATTCGCTGGTGGATACGTTGGGGTGTGGTGAGCCGGGGTTTGACCGGGTGGTGTATCGGGAGTCGGTGGCGCCGAGGTTGCGGCGGTTGCCGGAGCGTGAGCGGCGGATTCTGTATTTGCGGTTCTTCTGCGATATGACGCAGACGAAGATCGCGGATCGGCTGGGGATTTCGCAGATGCATGTGTCGCGGTTGATCAGCCGTACGTGTGAGCGGCTTCAGCGGGAAGTCGATGCGGATCTCGCGCGGGAAGACAGCCAAGACAGCCAAGACAGCCAGGCCGGTCAAGCCGGCGCCGAGCGGGAACACCACAGCAGCAGGCTCGCCGCCGCATGA
- a CDS encoding PAS domain-containing protein, producing MTDVEGFGAELADFRRRVEELLAARSLPDGERLLSLDAALIELRHVAEVLWPRYEELMAAGRRSGTRSDGQEQQLLRSLFHRLPVPVVVLDKDAVVRRLNLAATQLFGVRAGYAAGRSLTGSLTHEGRPVLRTQVAAVARGEGARSLRVRLLHPDAAPGGRGTGNGRDGGSDPDGGKGRNDGSGGNGPGGADTGGSPHMDLRVTLTALSAPQDARSGVLAVFQPVVASPEGYTADVPPAEPDTTAAPDLDEMSRHSELLDLVDDMTSALLTSERAPEAVAARAASVLHQRFADWVVVDLGDRDALGRAVVLGPDERVREAIMRQDPRSAPLVKDAVENGTAALQARADDLEAFGFDEGGSAVLIRAGVGSLICVPLSTGRRPGAYGAEGDGGDGGAGGQGRTCGVLTLFRTGRGRVFELSEAGAVQRIARHIALAMGS from the coding sequence ATGACCGATGTAGAGGGCTTCGGTGCCGAACTCGCCGATTTCCGCAGACGAGTCGAGGAGCTTCTGGCCGCCCGTTCCCTCCCTGACGGCGAGCGGCTGCTCTCGCTCGACGCCGCGCTCATCGAGCTGCGGCATGTCGCCGAGGTGCTGTGGCCCCGCTACGAGGAGCTGATGGCGGCAGGACGCCGCAGCGGCACCCGCAGCGACGGACAGGAGCAGCAGCTTCTGCGCTCCCTCTTCCACCGGCTTCCCGTGCCCGTCGTGGTGCTCGACAAGGACGCGGTCGTACGGCGGCTGAACCTCGCGGCGACGCAGCTCTTCGGTGTACGCGCCGGGTACGCGGCGGGGCGTTCGCTCACGGGCTCGCTGACGCACGAGGGGCGGCCCGTGCTCCGTACGCAGGTCGCGGCCGTGGCCCGGGGCGAGGGCGCACGCAGCCTGCGGGTGCGGCTGCTCCACCCGGACGCGGCCCCGGGCGGGCGCGGCACCGGAAACGGCCGCGACGGCGGGAGCGACCCGGACGGCGGGAAGGGCAGGAACGACGGGAGCGGCGGCAACGGTCCGGGCGGAGCGGACACCGGGGGTTCACCTCACATGGACCTCCGTGTCACCCTCACCGCACTGTCCGCTCCGCAGGACGCACGCAGCGGTGTCCTCGCCGTCTTCCAGCCCGTGGTGGCGAGCCCGGAGGGGTACACCGCCGACGTGCCTCCGGCGGAGCCGGACACGACAGCCGCCCCCGACCTTGACGAGATGTCCCGGCACTCCGAACTCCTCGATCTCGTCGACGACATGACCTCCGCGCTGCTCACCTCAGAGCGCGCGCCGGAGGCCGTGGCCGCACGCGCCGCCTCGGTGCTCCATCAGCGCTTCGCCGACTGGGTCGTCGTCGACCTCGGCGACCGGGACGCGCTGGGCAGGGCGGTGGTGCTCGGCCCCGACGAGAGGGTCCGCGAGGCGATCATGCGGCAGGACCCTCGCTCGGCCCCGCTGGTGAAGGACGCCGTGGAGAACGGTACGGCCGCTCTCCAGGCACGTGCCGACGACTTGGAGGCCTTCGGTTTCGACGAAGGCGGCTCGGCGGTGCTCATACGTGCCGGGGTCGGCTCGCTGATCTGCGTACCGCTCTCGACGGGGCGGCGCCCCGGCGCGTACGGCGCCGAAGGTGACGGGGGCGACGGCGGCGCCGGAGGTCAGGGCCGCACATGCGGGGTTCTGACGCTCTTCCGTACGGGCCGAGGGCGGGTCTTCGAACTCTCGGAGGCCGGGGCCGTTCAGCGCATCGCACGGCACATCGCGCTGGCGATGGGGAGCTGA
- a CDS encoding GAF and ANTAR domain-containing protein gives MENPRSPGPLDASLDSSLAVRVPSLLPPENVDERGGEISVTRGCTELAERALAGTRGSCAAAVTLTDAAGGRLAESPEGPAAAVTHPDVSGLVAVQWEYEEGPVPAALASGRPVTVSDVLSETRWPRFRAMSLQRGLRACATLPYRHEGTVLTVSLYAFRPHGLAGVDERKGAELAELAAGVLGRDRRYRKALVEVEQLNSALRSRPVVDQACGIVMGREGCDAEEAFGLLRTLSQRTNRRLAELAEAIVRNRGRGVEEHLGKLRRSR, from the coding sequence GTGGAGAACCCGCGATCGCCTGGCCCCCTCGACGCCTCACTCGACAGTTCTCTCGCCGTGAGGGTCCCTTCGCTGCTGCCCCCGGAGAACGTGGACGAGCGCGGCGGCGAGATCTCCGTGACCCGTGGCTGCACCGAACTCGCGGAGCGCGCCTTGGCCGGTACGCGCGGAAGCTGCGCGGCGGCGGTCACGCTCACCGACGCGGCGGGCGGCCGGCTCGCCGAGTCGCCGGAGGGCCCGGCGGCCGCGGTGACGCACCCCGATGTGTCCGGGCTCGTCGCCGTGCAGTGGGAGTACGAGGAGGGGCCCGTGCCCGCCGCGCTCGCGAGCGGGCGGCCCGTGACCGTGAGCGACGTGCTGTCCGAGACACGCTGGCCCCGCTTCCGTGCCATGTCGCTCCAGCGGGGTCTGCGTGCCTGCGCGACGCTTCCGTACCGGCACGAGGGCACCGTGCTGACGGTCAGCCTCTACGCGTTCCGCCCGCACGGCCTGGCGGGCGTGGACGAGCGCAAGGGCGCCGAACTGGCGGAGCTGGCGGCCGGGGTGCTGGGCCGTGACCGCCGCTACCGGAAGGCGCTCGTCGAGGTCGAGCAGCTCAACTCGGCGCTGCGCTCGCGGCCCGTGGTGGACCAGGCGTGCGGGATCGTCATGGGCCGGGAGGGCTGTGACGCGGAGGAGGCGTTCGGTCTGCTGCGTACGCTCTCCCAGCGCACCAACCGCAGACTGGCCGAGCTGGCCGAGGCGATCGTGCGCAACCGGGGCCGGGGCGTCGAGGAGCACTTGGGGAAGCTGAGGCGCTCGCGCTGA
- a CDS encoding aminotransferase class I/II-fold pyridoxal phosphate-dependent enzyme: protein MDGSEDHRQGRSATAVAACGYWHRRGIVTRPEQVLAAPSPALLLFAVLATTGCGAVLTPRPCEGWYAPQAELLNRPLHTVPVPAECGGVPDPVALRETVRRVRGDGHDPRVLVLSVADDCTGTAAPPELLHEVIEVAGDERLLVVSDETWRETSHAPHSTVVVSPAEMIHGGRESDAVVVLTGLGETLPARVPAAGVARFPDSGRGRGLAESVRQVLKVLRTGLSGPDDAAVADALTEPPALRKRRADTARAYGAVLKDLHRVVTGAGVLCRPPRVGRHLYADFEPVRARLGARGIGDSLGLEAELVRMFGPYACGGHRFGDDPKALRVRLSGGLLTGSLTCAPPASPADSRVLESVQSALTELTALRG, encoded by the coding sequence ATGGACGGCAGTGAGGACCACCGGCAGGGCCGCTCCGCCACCGCCGTCGCCGCCTGCGGTTACTGGCACCGCCGGGGCATCGTCACCCGCCCCGAACAGGTACTCGCCGCTCCCAGCCCGGCGCTGCTGCTCTTCGCCGTACTGGCCACGACCGGCTGCGGCGCGGTGCTGACCCCCAGGCCTTGCGAGGGCTGGTACGCGCCACAGGCCGAGCTGCTGAACCGCCCGCTGCACACCGTCCCCGTACCGGCCGAGTGCGGGGGAGTGCCCGATCCCGTCGCGCTGCGCGAGACCGTGCGCCGCGTAAGGGGCGACGGTCACGATCCGCGGGTGCTGGTGCTCTCCGTCGCCGACGACTGCACCGGCACCGCGGCGCCCCCGGAACTGCTGCACGAGGTGATCGAGGTCGCGGGCGACGAGCGGCTGCTCGTGGTCAGCGACGAGACCTGGCGCGAGACCTCGCACGCACCGCACAGCACGGTCGTCGTGAGCCCCGCCGAGATGATCCACGGCGGACGCGAGAGCGACGCGGTCGTCGTGCTCACCGGGCTCGGCGAGACGCTGCCCGCCCGCGTCCCCGCCGCCGGGGTGGCCCGCTTCCCGGACAGCGGGCGCGGACGGGGGCTCGCCGAGTCCGTACGGCAGGTGCTGAAGGTGCTGCGTACCGGGCTGAGCGGCCCGGACGACGCCGCCGTCGCCGACGCGCTCACCGAGCCCCCGGCGCTCCGCAAGCGACGAGCGGACACGGCACGTGCGTACGGGGCGGTGCTGAAGGACCTGCACCGCGTCGTCACCGGTGCCGGGGTGCTGTGCCGTCCGCCGAGGGTGGGGCGGCATCTGTACGCCGACTTCGAGCCGGTGCGCGCCCGTCTCGGCGCACGCGGCATCGGCGACTCGCTGGGTCTGGAGGCCGAGCTGGTGCGGATGTTCGGCCCGTACGCGTGCGGCGGGCACCGCTTCGGCGACGACCCGAAGGCCCTGCGGGTGCGGCTGTCCGGCGGTCTCCTGACGGGCTCCCTCACGTGTGCGCCTCCGGCATCGCCCGCGGACAGCCGGGTACTGGAATCGGTGCAATCTGCCCTTACCGAACTGACGGCCCTCCGGGGGTGA
- a CDS encoding MBL fold metallo-hydrolase produces the protein MTVEPDRTLTAQDTDKAGKAEAEEESAADTKPASRATAVTHAAAVPDAAAVPDAAGLGARPGARAAAGPDARARVLAPVELPPAEPESGPLPAAESPPVPPPVLHPVGAKRFWPRSFAHRLTAPLPDVRALLRVAREGSLRPAPGTLGDVARLPCEPGPLPEPRPGETAVTWAGHASWVLRLGGLTVLTDPVWSRRILGTPPRVTPPGVAWDDLPPVDAVVISHNHYDHLDAPTLRRLPRRTRLFVPAGLGRWCRRRGFTRVTELDWWEAAELPSGDGRRVRFEFVPAHHWSRRTLWDTCRSLWGGWVLTCVGSGPRLPQQRVYFAGDTGYGHWFSEIGRRCPGIDVALLPVGAYEPRWMLKPVHTSPEEAVRACRDVGARVMAPMHYGTFLLSAEPPMQPLERVRAAWAAAGRPRADLWDLPVGASRVLGR, from the coding sequence GTGACTGTGGAACCGGACCGGACGCTCACCGCTCAGGACACGGACAAAGCAGGCAAGGCGGAGGCGGAGGAGGAATCGGCGGCGGACACGAAGCCCGCGTCGAGAGCGACGGCCGTCACCCATGCCGCAGCCGTTCCCGATGCCGCGGCCGTTCCCGATGCGGCGGGCCTCGGTGCGCGGCCGGGAGCCCGGGCCGCCGCCGGCCCCGATGCGCGGGCCCGCGTCCTCGCCCCCGTCGAACTCCCGCCCGCCGAGCCCGAATCGGGGCCGCTACCCGCTGCCGAGTCTCCGCCCGTGCCGCCGCCGGTGCTGCACCCCGTAGGCGCCAAGCGCTTCTGGCCGCGTAGCTTCGCCCACCGCCTCACCGCGCCGCTCCCCGACGTACGGGCGCTCCTGCGCGTCGCACGCGAGGGCTCGCTGCGCCCGGCACCCGGGACGCTCGGCGACGTCGCGCGCCTCCCCTGCGAACCGGGCCCGCTGCCCGAGCCACGCCCCGGAGAGACGGCCGTCACCTGGGCGGGGCACGCCAGTTGGGTCCTGCGCCTCGGTGGGCTGACCGTGCTGACGGACCCCGTCTGGTCGCGCCGCATCCTCGGCACCCCGCCCCGTGTCACGCCTCCCGGAGTCGCCTGGGACGATCTGCCCCCGGTAGACGCCGTGGTCATCTCGCACAACCACTACGACCACCTCGACGCCCCCACGCTCCGCAGGCTGCCGCGCCGTACACGCCTGTTCGTACCCGCCGGGCTCGGACGCTGGTGCCGCAGGCGGGGCTTCACCCGCGTCACGGAGCTGGACTGGTGGGAGGCGGCGGAGCTGCCCTCGGGCGACGGCCGCCGCGTCCGCTTCGAGTTCGTGCCCGCGCACCACTGGTCACGAAGGACGCTGTGGGACACGTGCCGTTCGCTGTGGGGCGGATGGGTGCTCACCTGTGTCGGCAGCGGGCCTCGACTGCCGCAGCAGCGCGTCTACTTCGCGGGCGACACGGGCTACGGCCACTGGTTCTCCGAGATCGGCCGCCGCTGCCCCGGCATCGATGTGGCGCTGCTGCCGGTCGGCGCGTACGAGCCGCGCTGGATGCTGAAGCCCGTGCACACCTCTCCCGAGGAGGCGGTGCGCGCCTGCCGGGACGTGGGTGCGCGCGTGATGGCGCCCATGCACTACGGGACGTTCCTGCTCTCGGCGGAGCCGCCGATGCAGCCGCTGGAGCGGGTGAGGGCGGCGTGGGCGGCGGCGGGGCGGCCGCGCGCCGATCTGTGGGACCTTCCGGTGGGGGCGTCGCGCGTACTGGGCCGCTGA
- a CDS encoding DedA family protein, with amino-acid sequence MPPESTQQAVTYPSLFLLVVLGSLVPVVPTGALVSGAAVVALHQSAPAPALAAVLAVGAAAAFLGDITLYWLGRRGVDSESGSRWLERLREHAPPRRLGQAQDRLREHGIAVLVVSRLVPAGRIPVMLACLLGRMRTRQFVRGDLPACLVWAVTYQLIGLLGGSLFPEPWEGVVAAVALTVLISAAPAVWRRLRPSGPG; translated from the coding sequence ATGCCTCCGGAGTCGACGCAGCAGGCCGTCACCTATCCGTCTCTGTTCCTGCTGGTGGTGCTGGGTTCGCTGGTGCCGGTCGTGCCCACGGGGGCGCTCGTCAGCGGCGCGGCGGTGGTGGCCCTGCACCAGAGCGCGCCCGCGCCGGCGCTGGCGGCGGTGCTCGCGGTGGGCGCCGCGGCGGCGTTCCTCGGCGACATCACCCTGTACTGGCTCGGCAGGCGCGGAGTCGACTCCGAGAGCGGATCGCGCTGGCTGGAGCGGCTGAGGGAGCACGCGCCGCCCCGGCGTCTCGGCCAGGCCCAGGACAGGCTCCGCGAACACGGTATCGCCGTGCTCGTCGTCTCGCGGCTCGTGCCCGCGGGGCGAATACCGGTGATGCTGGCCTGTCTCCTCGGGAGGATGCGCACCCGGCAGTTCGTACGCGGCGATCTGCCCGCATGTCTCGTCTGGGCGGTGACCTACCAGCTCATCGGACTGCTGGGCGGCTCCCTCTTCCCCGAGCCGTGGGAGGGCGTCGTGGCGGCAGTCGCCCTCACCGTCCTCATCAGCGCCGCGCCCGCCGTCTGGCGCAGGCTGCGGCCCAGCGGCCCCGGCTGA
- a CDS encoding MBL fold metallo-hydrolase, producing the protein MPVEVTWWGHATATVRDSGVTVLTDPLLVRRMAHLRRRRGPLPPPSAALADVVLVSHLHADHLHLGSLALLAPGTRVVVPRGALRAVPGLRRLAPVLRFDEVTAGECLAVGDVTVRAVPAAHDGRRLPYGPHRAPALGYVVEGAARTYFAGDTGLFDGMADAVGDIDVALLPVGGWGPWLGEEHLDAERAARALGSLRPRTAVPVHYGTYWPIGMDAVRPHEFHAPGDEFVRKAGVLAPMVAVHRLAHGESMRLGVV; encoded by the coding sequence GTGCCGGTGGAGGTCACATGGTGGGGGCACGCCACCGCCACCGTGCGGGACTCCGGCGTGACGGTTCTCACCGATCCGCTACTGGTGCGGCGCATGGCTCATCTGCGGCGCCGCCGCGGCCCGCTGCCGCCGCCGTCCGCCGCGCTCGCCGACGTGGTGCTGGTGTCCCATCTGCACGCCGACCATCTCCACCTCGGGTCGCTCGCGCTGCTCGCCCCCGGCACGCGCGTCGTGGTACCGCGGGGCGCGCTGCGTGCCGTGCCGGGGCTGCGGCGGCTGGCACCGGTGCTGCGGTTCGACGAGGTGACCGCCGGTGAGTGCCTTGCGGTCGGGGACGTGACGGTGCGTGCGGTGCCCGCCGCTCACGACGGGAGGCGCCTGCCGTACGGGCCGCACCGGGCGCCCGCGCTGGGATACGTCGTCGAGGGCGCCGCCCGTACCTACTTCGCCGGTGACACGGGCCTGTTCGACGGCATGGCGGACGCGGTCGGCGACATCGACGTGGCACTGCTGCCCGTGGGCGGCTGGGGTCCATGGCTCGGCGAGGAGCATCTGGACGCGGAGCGTGCCGCGCGTGCCCTCGGGAGTCTGCGCCCGCGCACGGCGGTGCCGGTGCACTACGGCACGTACTGGCCGATCGGCATGGACGCGGTGCGGCCGCATGAATTCCACGCTCCCGGCGACGAGTTCGTACGCAAGGCGGGGGTACTGGCACCCATGGTCGCCGTCCACCGGCTGGCGCACGGCGAGAGCATGCGGCTGGGGGTGGTCTGA